In a genomic window of Corynebacterium coyleae:
- the glxR gene encoding CRP-like cAMP-activated global transcriptional regulator GlxR — MEGVQDTLARAGIFQGVDPDAVAALINDMDTVDFPKGTTIFDEGEPGDRLYIIVEGKIKLARHAPDGRENLLSVMGPSDMFGELSIFDPGPRTSSAVCVTDVTCATMDSTMLREWIDNHPEISQQLLRVLARRLRRTNASLADLIFTDVPGRVAKTLLQLANRFGVHEGGALRVNHDLTQEEIAQLVGASRETVNKALATFAHRGWIRLEGKSVLIVNTEHLARRAR; from the coding sequence ATGGAAGGCGTTCAAGACACTCTTGCCCGCGCCGGCATCTTTCAGGGCGTCGACCCTGACGCGGTCGCCGCGCTGATCAACGATATGGACACCGTGGATTTCCCGAAGGGCACCACGATTTTCGACGAAGGCGAGCCCGGCGATCGCCTCTACATCATCGTCGAAGGCAAAATTAAACTTGCCCGCCATGCGCCGGACGGTCGCGAGAACTTGCTGTCCGTGATGGGCCCGTCCGACATGTTCGGCGAGCTCTCCATCTTCGACCCGGGCCCGCGTACCTCCTCCGCAGTCTGCGTCACGGACGTCACCTGCGCCACCATGGACTCCACCATGCTGCGCGAGTGGATCGACAACCACCCGGAGATCTCCCAGCAGCTGCTGCGCGTGCTGGCCCGCCGCCTACGCCGCACGAACGCGTCGCTGGCAGACCTGATCTTCACCGACGTGCCTGGCCGCGTAGCCAAGACCTTGCTCCAGCTGGCAAACCGCTTCGGTGTACATGAGGGTGGCGCACTCCGCGTCAACCATGATCTCACCCAGGAAGAGATCGCCCAGCTTGTGGGTGCGTCGCGTGAGACGGTGAACAAGGCATTGGCCACGTTCGCTCACCGCGGCTGGATCCGCCTGGAGGGTAAAAGCGTGCTCATTGTTAACACTGAGCACCTCGCTCGCCGCGCGCGCTAA
- the nth gene encoding endonuclease III has product MLGMAASTSPLKHRRPGAHPAAKGKETPIGRKRRARRINRTLAAAYPDAHAELDFTNPLELLVATALSAQTTDVRVNMVTPALFAKYPTAADYAEANQAEVEEIIRSTGFYRSKAANLIAMGQKLVTDFGGEVPEKLEDLITLPGVGRKTAHVVRGNAFGYPGLTVDTHFQRLVKRMMLTEETDPVKIEHAIAELIERREWTMFSHRIIFHGRRVCNARKPACGACPIAFDCPSFGVGPTDPEEAAELVSGPERDHILRMVGL; this is encoded by the coding sequence ATGTTGGGCATGGCCGCTTCGACCTCTCCATTGAAACATCGCCGCCCAGGCGCCCATCCCGCCGCGAAGGGGAAAGAGACTCCGATCGGGCGTAAGCGCAGGGCACGCCGTATTAACCGCACGTTGGCGGCAGCGTATCCGGACGCACACGCGGAGTTGGACTTTACTAACCCGCTGGAGTTGCTCGTTGCTACGGCGCTGTCCGCGCAGACCACGGACGTACGGGTGAACATGGTCACCCCGGCGCTGTTTGCCAAGTACCCCACGGCCGCCGACTACGCGGAGGCCAACCAGGCAGAGGTGGAGGAGATCATCCGCTCGACCGGGTTTTACCGCTCCAAGGCGGCGAACCTGATCGCGATGGGCCAGAAGCTGGTCACCGATTTTGGTGGCGAGGTGCCAGAGAAGCTCGAGGACCTGATCACCCTGCCCGGGGTGGGCCGCAAGACGGCGCATGTGGTGCGCGGCAACGCGTTCGGCTACCCGGGGCTGACAGTGGACACGCACTTCCAACGCCTGGTCAAGCGCATGATGCTCACAGAAGAGACGGATCCGGTGAAGATCGAACACGCGATCGCGGAACTGATCGAGCGCCGCGAGTGGACCATGTTCTCCCACCGCATCATCTTCCACGGCCGCCGCGTCTGCAACGCCCGCAAACCGGCCTGCGGCGCTTGCCCGATCGCGTTCGACTGTCCCTCCTTCGGCGTAGGTCC